In a single window of the Alphaproteobacteria bacterium LSUCC0684 genome:
- a CDS encoding ABC transporter permease subunit: MSASCLASFQDYGLRAIGYGARLLPKTDISLCDQFALIGSGLIWNIFFGVLAVVIGYWFSMVFAIGKASGRGIYRRFSLGFIFVFRGSPLFIQFFFAYELFVLLPKVGVTLDLWFVVIDMETRWLTRAWLGALLVLICNTTAYSAEIFYGALRAIPRGEIEAANAYGMTSWQVFWRVLWPNMMRLAWPSYTNEAIFLFHATTLVFFSGFPAWRQSGDALYYANYFADKTFNPFIPYPIIAFYFILLTLVIILLFGIVNRRLNRHLPDAIRPRLLIRPFLIR, translated from the coding sequence ATGAGCGCATCGTGCCTGGCCTCTTTTCAGGATTACGGGCTCCGTGCCATTGGTTATGGTGCACGGCTACTGCCAAAAACAGATATTTCCCTTTGTGATCAATTTGCCCTCATTGGCTCGGGATTGATCTGGAATATTTTTTTCGGGGTGCTGGCCGTTGTAATCGGGTATTGGTTTTCAATGGTATTTGCCATTGGCAAGGCATCCGGGCGTGGGATTTATCGTCGTTTTTCCTTAGGCTTCATTTTTGTCTTCCGCGGCTCGCCGCTGTTTATTCAATTCTTTTTTGCCTATGAGCTCTTTGTCCTGTTGCCGAAGGTCGGCGTGACGCTGGATTTATGGTTTGTGGTAATTGATATGGAAACCCGCTGGCTCACGCGTGCCTGGCTAGGTGCATTGCTGGTACTGATCTGCAACACAACGGCCTATTCGGCGGAAATTTTCTACGGTGCCTTGCGCGCCATTCCCCGCGGTGAAATTGAGGCCGCCAACGCCTATGGCATGACATCATGGCAGGTGTTCTGGAGAGTGCTGTGGCCGAATATGATGCGACTGGCATGGCCTTCATATACCAATGAGGCCATATTTCTCTTTCATGCCACAACGCTGGTCTTTTTTTCAGGCTTTCCGGCATGGCGTCAATCCGGTGATGCGCTTTATTATGCCAATTATTTTGCCGACAAGACGTTTAACCCTTTCATTCCATATCCGATTATTGCCTTTTATTTTATCCTGTTAACATTAGTGATTATCTTGTTATTCGGGATCGTCAATCGCCGCCT